In one Mus caroli chromosome 14, CAROLI_EIJ_v1.1, whole genome shotgun sequence genomic region, the following are encoded:
- the Fam25a gene encoding protein FAM25A isoform X2: MLPQNLPEPGVHAVEEVVSEVVGHAKEVGEKAINDALKKAQESGDRVVKEVTEKVTHTITDAVTHAAEGLGRLGQ, encoded by the exons ATGCTCCCACAAAACCTCCCAGAACCTGGAG TTCACGCAGTGGAAGAGGTGGTGAGCGAGGTGGTGGGCCACGCCAAGGAGGTTGGAGAGAAGG CCATTAATGACGCCCTAAAGAAAGCCCAAGAATCAGGAGACAGGGTGGTGAAGGAGGTCACTGAGAAGGTCACCCACACCATCACTGATGCTGTTACCCATGCGGCAGAAGGCCTGGGAAGACTGGGACAGTGA
- the Fam25a gene encoding protein FAM25A isoform X1: MLGGLGKLAAEGLAHRTEKATEGAVHAVEEVVSEVVGHAKEVGEKAINDALKKAQESGDRVVKEVTEKVTHTITDAVTHAAEGLGRLGQ, from the exons ATGCTGGGAGGCCTGGGGAAGCTGGCGGCCGAGGGCCTGGCCCACCGCACAGAGAAAGCCACTGAGGGAGCAG TTCACGCAGTGGAAGAGGTGGTGAGCGAGGTGGTGGGCCACGCCAAGGAGGTTGGAGAGAAGG CCATTAATGACGCCCTAAAGAAAGCCCAAGAATCAGGAGACAGGGTGGTGAAGGAGGTCACTGAGAAGGTCACCCACACCATCACTGATGCTGTTACCCATGCGGCAGAAGGCCTGGGAAGACTGGGACAGTGA